The Natrinema pellirubrum DSM 15624 region GAATGGGTTCGCGGTGTGGACTCTGACTGGGTTGAAGGAACTGAAGCACGGCTGAGGGTAACGGACGATGAAACGTCTCTGATCCGGAGTGCAACCGATGAAGAGGCTGAGAAATTCCTCCATTCCATCGATACAGAAGAACTCGATCGTGAGAATACGGATGTGGCAGTCCAGTCGGAAACTGGCGAAGTCACGATCACTCATGTCGACAGCGAAGATCATCGATATGATCGCATTCAGGCGGAACCTGTTGAGAGGGCTGAGGCACAGATCGCAACGGAAAATAACGGCTTGCCTGCTGCTAAAGTTGAGTTAGAGGTCACCGACCGACAAACCGAGTCCTTCTCAGGGGGGTCTCGAGAAGTTGGGGCGCAGGCATCCTGCGACCAAGATGACGTTGTCTTCTGTGTCATCGAGGCAAGCAGCTGCCTGCCCTGTGCCGCTGCTACTGCTACAGGGCCGCTTCTTGCCGTCTGTATCCTCTTCGTGTGCCTCGGGTTCCCTGCCGTACCGATCGCAACTGCCCTGGCAGACATCGGCTGTACCAATGTGGCTGGTTGTACGGCAGATGCGGCCATAGATATCATGAGTGATTTGGCCGACGAGTTAGGTGACGAAATCCCGGTCTAAGACGTCAACATCATCCCGGAGATAGTAGACCTCCCCATTTCGGGATGCACTAAAGGTTTTCAACATGGGGTTTTTGAGCGTGTGAAACCACTTTTTGATATGGCTTTGGTCGACAGGACTGAGCTGACCACCCAAATCTAATCGAGATCAAATTCCGCTGCGTAGCTCTCGTTAAGCAGGCCTGCGAGCAACATTCCAAACTCATTCTACGACCTTCTCGTTCCTCAAACTACGCTAACTAGATAGGGACCTCAAATATTAATATGGTGCGGGTAGAAATTTGATCTATGACTTGGGCATCTGTTCTAGTTTAGTGACGGAGTGAAGCAGGATCTCAGCGGAGACTATACCGAATTGAGGCGGATTAGCTCAGGAGACTGGGTTCGCTGGAGCAGGCAGTCGCTGATTTGTTGTGTGATACCTTCGAGGCGGCGCACTCACAGCCGTGAGTGCGTCGCCGTTCCAGCGCTGCCGCTATCGACACAGGTGCTTCCCCGGTCGTCAGGCGAGTTCGTTACCAGAACTCGCCTGACTCAACCTGCTCACGTAACCGCGGTCGATGCGGATTTGGATCACGTGAAGCCCACAGCAACAACTCATCTAAATCCGGAAGTTCGTACCCTAAATCGAGCATCACGTACAACTGAATCAGGTGTGAATGGCGTTCGACAGCGTGAGAACATCGTCGACGAGGAAGTTGCGGCGACGACGCTGTGGCGTCGTCGGCGCTTTCCCGTTGTTTCACGTCCAGTTTCCGGAGTTCATCGACGATAACACGGCTCATCAGCAGTGAGATTGCGGCCATGATGACCAGAGCTTCGATGATGTACGGATCGGTCGTGTTGATTTCGTCAAGTCCGAAGCGTGATTTCAGTTCTTTGAACAATAATTCTATTTCCCAGCGCGCCCGATAGAGCTGTGCGATATCGGGCGCACTATAGTCGTCTTTCGAGAGATTTGTCAAATAGAGATGGTACTCTTCAGTATCCTCGTTCCAAACACCGACCAGTCGGAACGTTCGGGTCGTGCTGGTGCACGACCCTCGCTTTCGCTCGAACGAGAGGGTGATGCGAACATCGATTTCCTGTCGCTGCAGGTCGTCAAGGACGTCCTGCAGCGACTCTCCTTCGAGCGGGATACTGTTCCCCCGCCACGTCCGGAGCTCTTCGACGATCTCGAAGTTTGCGTCGTCTTTCACACGGGAGACGAACCAGCCGTTATTCTGGTCGATGCGGTCGAACAACCAGAAGTCGTAGAAACCGAGATCGAGCAAGACAAGTGCGCCAGCTACCCACTCGCCGGTGGGTAGCTGGCTCCGTTCTTGGGTTTTAGCGTCAGTTGTTCGGTACCGTGTTGGAAGGCCAGTTGAGAGTGATTCTGTTAGGTGAAGTTTCAGACCGGCCTGATCGTCACCGGTCGCAGCGTACACATCCGCGGCGTCTTGATAGAGAGAAACAATGCTCCCATCGGCAATGAGGACGTCTCGAAAGCGTTCGAGACGTCCGCTAAGGTCGGCATTTCTGGTATCGAGATTCTCGATGGCATCATCGAGAATCTCTCGAAGGAGTGCAACGAACGGTGGAGAGAACCACCCGTGGAAGGTTGCATAGGAGAGTTCATCGCAGTCGGACATTTCGACGAATCGTTCGAGAAAAGCCTGTACAGATCGGTCTGACCCAGCAGCGAAGCCAAGTGAAAGCGTGTAGAACAGCGCAACAGCGTCGAATTTCCGTTCACGCTCGACGAGATTCGTTGCGCGAGCGCGCTCGCGCAACTCATCGGAGGGAAACGCTCTTTGAATCCGATCAACAATCACTGAATCCGGTGGGGAGTAAGTCACACTATCCACCGGATTTCTCTGACTGGTAGTTACAACGATATCTAATCAGACGACGGTACACTCTGCTAAACTAGAACGGATGATGACTTGGGAAGATATCGGCTGGAGAGATCCGAAAGACTTCGTGATAGTTATGGGTAAAATACTTGTAGCATTAGCCGGTGCGATGCTACTGACCGGTGTTCTGATGACGGTTCTTCCGTATAGTGACTACAGTCCACAAACTCCAGAGAGAGTCATAGTCGTTAGCGTATTTTATGCTGCTTGGCTGCTTTTGATGCTCAAGCTTCTGTTTGGAAAGTTTCTTCCACTGGGAATGTTCAAAACGCGTGAGGCGTAGTATTTAGTTAGTCGACCCTGTTCTGTACTCTGTAACTCGAACAGAACGATGGCGTCGTGATGCTCCAGTTGGCCACCTAGGGATCTGCGTTAAAACTGCAACGGTCGTACTTCCGCTCAGAGACCCGAATTCGCACCCACTGAGGTAACAATTAGCGCCCTCGATCGTGAATCGGGGGAGATGCACTGGTACTACGTATTCGATTTAGGCCCTAACGTGATGGTACCACCGGTACTGGTTGATGGAACTGTATTCTCACAGCCAGTAGTATGGACGGTCTCGGTGCCTTCGGCGACGTGACCACACGAGATAGCTGAATATTTGAACATCGGCGTACTCCTAACCTGCAATCACTAAGCATTCTGCCCAATTCGGCGTACTCCTAACCTGCAATCACTAAGCATTCTGCCCAATCACCGAATCATGTGGGAAATTATGGCAGAATCCCCTCCCCAAATAATTTCCACATACTAATAATCCCGAACCAGAAGGGATGTTAATTCTACATATATAGGAAACGGCACTGTCTAGTTCAGCACCTCCTCGGCCGGCGTCTTTCCGTCGAGAGCTTGATGCGGTCTCTGACGGTTGTAGTAATGCATGAACTGTTCAAGCCACCCGCGGACGTTCGACCGACTTCCCACCCACGAAGTATGGAAGCGGTCGATCAGTATTTTGAGTGTGTGAAACCACTTTTCGATGAGGTTTCGGTCGGTATAGTTGACCCGACCGCTCAATCCTACTCGAGAGAGGGCAGTCCGATAGCCGAACTGATCGACGAGAAACTCAGCCTCGGAGAGATCGTGTTTCTCGTCCAGTCGCTGCAGAAATGCAGCCGCCGGATCAGTGTCATGCCGACCAAATAACGCGACGTCAAGAATCAGTTTTGTCTCGGTGTCTATTGCAGCGTACAACCAAGACCACTCGCCGTTTATCTTGACAGCGGTCTCGTCAACCGCGACCCGCTTTGGCTGCGCCTCAGGCGGGTCGCAGCCGCTGTCAGCTAGCCGATGAACCCAATTCTAGACAGCACCATGAGAGCGTTCAACGCCTAATTCAGCCAGAATCGTTGTTGTCTCTCGAAGCGAACAACCAGTCTGATGGAGACGGACGGCGAACGCCCTGACGGGCGTCGCCGTCCGCTCGTTCTCCCAAGATTCTTCTAAATCCCCGTCATAACTCTCACTGAGCAGGTCTGCGAGCATCTCTCGGCAAGTTACTCAACGACCTGCTCACTTCTCAAACTGACTCAACTAGACAGTGCCCTCTCAACTATTTTCTCACCGAATACAATTGAGATGAATAGTGGTTCAACCACATTTCCCTTAACAGACTCCAGAAACACGATGAAACAGGCTGGCCACACGACGGCTATATCATCTCATCCGGAAATAGGTGCAGGTAATGGAAGTATCTATTATGTGAAATTCTAACTCACTATACGTGCGCCTGCGTATCCCCCCAAGAAGTATTATCGTGTAGCCCATATTATTTCCAAAATGAGGAAATTATTGAAATCTAGGGTGTTCACAACTAACTGGGATGCATGGAACAACAAATGGGCTCCCATCGTGGCTGCACCGTTTTTAGCCGTTCTCGGTGTGGTAATTGGTACCGTTTTGGGCATCCACTTTACATCATCTGAACTAGGTCAGACCCTAGTAATGGGTCTCTTTTTATTTGTGACAATGATGGCAGGATTCACACTTCTTGCGCTTGTTGATTAACACATTACGGGCGTGTTATACCATAATGTCACTGACAACTATTCACAATATCGTCCCTAATTAACGCTCTTCTGTAGGAGATTGTTGATACTGGTGAGCTGCCGCTGTCGAGTCGAAGAGGACAAGGACACCGCGTCAGCGGTGTCCGACACGGATGATTCCGCTAGATGTGTTTGGGTCGGAATCGGTCGCAGCGGACCTGCTCCAACAGGTTCGCTGGCGTGACGGCGTTTCCTGTCCTCGCTGCCGTTCTGACCGAACGGTCAGAAACGGCAGCTACGGGCACTTTCAGCGGTATCTCTGTAAGGATTGCGGCCGCACGTTCAACGATAAGACCGGCACGATCTTCGCTCACTCGAAGATTGCGCTCCGCAAGTGGCTGTTTTCGATCTACGCGTTTTTGCGGTTTAACACGAGTCTCAGGCAGTTACAGTGCGAAATCGAGGTCACCTACAAAACGATCCACAGGCGTGTCGAGCGCTTCGCCGAAGCGCTTGACGTGCCGTCACTCGATCTCCGTGGCCCGGTCGAAATTGACGAGTTCTACGTCTCTGCCGGCTTGAAAGGCCGCGAGCGCGACCGCTGGTCGCGCTCTCGCGGCCTCTCTCGACGCGGGCGCGGAACATATGACCAGGACAAACCGCCCGTGTTCGTCCTCGTGGATCGTAGCACCGAGCAGCGGTACGTTGTGCCGGCGAAATCCGCAGACGAATCGACGATCCGGCTCCTGCTGGCTGAGCGCCAGCAGGAGCCTCTCACCGTCTATACCGACGGATTTAGCGCGTACGATCCGCTTGAAGAAGACGAGCAATTCGACCGCGAATACGTCGTTCACGGAGACGGTGAGTACGCCGATGACGCAGTCCACGTGAACACCTGCGAGAGCCACGCGTCGCTGGCGCGACGGTGGCTCTCGCCGCATCGAGGCATCTCAAAAGATCGTCTCACACAGTATCTCCGAGCGTTCCAACTCAGACGAGAACTCTACCGCAAACCCGGACGAGAAGCGCTCAAACACGCCGTTAAAGCCACTCTCTGAAATCAACAATGTGCTACACAAGAGCGCTAATTAAAATCTCCGACTGACGAAGCTCAGAGGATTACAAGTGAGTTGACTACTGTATAATCACTAGCTGTTGAGCATGACACGGATTCTATGACACACTGATATACGAAACGCTGGCGCTGTCGCCTTGGCGACACCCCTTCTCGTCGAGATGATTCACCCCTGACCTCTTGGTCCGGAACCAAGGGCTCCGTCCACTGCGCGACGCGCCCTCGAGCGAAGCTCCCGCTAGGAAAACTATACCCAGTCCCGTTTCGATCCGCTCACCGCCCGCGTTCGGGCGCGGCCGAGTCCTCGAGCGCGACTCGAACTCCCTCGTCGTCGGCCGTGGCCCTGATCGAATAGCCGTGATAGTCGAACACAAGACTCTCGAAGCCCGCGGCGTCGGGTAGCGAGTCCAGCAGGTCGGGATCGATCGCGTCGTAGAGCGGTTCGAGCGCCGTTGGATCGGCATCCTCGAGTCGGGAGACGAGGTCGATGACGGCCATACTGAGCTGCTCGCCTTCACTGAGAGAAACGGCTGTCGTCTCGAGCGATTGCATCACTCCTGCTGGGTGGCCGTCGGTAAAGAAAATATCCCACTATTGCAGCCGATCCGTTCTGGACGAAACGATAGTCAGATGGCCAGACACGTGTGCGGCGGTGCGACGGCCCCGCTCGCGGTGCCCCGGTCGTGGCATCGCCGACTCGAGTGTCACTCCCGCCGGGGAACCTCGTGGCGACCGAAGCCGTATCGCAGGCGGTTTGCGAGCCGGCGCGAGAACCGGCCGTCGTCGGCCCGCGAGCCGAACCGCTCGGAGAGGGCGGTGTAGATCAGCGGCAGCGGGACCTCCTGCTCGAGGGCCTCCTGGACGGTCCAGGTGCCGGTCGAGCCGCCCTCGACGCGGTCGGCGACGGTGCCGAGATCGCTGCCCTCCTCGCGGAAGGCCTCCTCGCAGAGTTCCAGCAGCCACGAGCGGATCACCGCGCCGTTGTTCCAGACCGACGCGACCGATTCGAGGTCGAGGTCGTACCGGCCCTCGTGGAGCAGTTCGAACCCCTCGCCGTAGGCCTGCATCAGGGCGTACTCGACGCCGTTGTGGATCATCTTGACGTAGTGGCCGGAGCCGGCGGGCCCCATCCGGCCGTGGCCGTCCGGGCCCGTCGCGACGGCGTCGAAGACCGGCTCGAGTTCGTCGTAGGCCCACTGGGGGCCGCCGACCATCAGGGAAAAGCCCAGTTCCGCACCGGCGGGGCCGCCGGAGGTGCCACAGTCGAGGTAGGCCGCGGGGCAGGACTCCGCGCGGCGCACCGAGTCCTCGAAGTAGGAGTTGCCGCCGTCGACCACGACGTCGTCGCCGTCGAGGTGGGGCGCGAGTTCCTCGAGGGTGACGTCGACCGCCTCGCCGGCGGGGACCATCAGCCAGATGCGCTTGTCCGCGCCCAGCCGCTCGAGGAGGTCGTCGATGGAGTCGGCGGGGGTCGCGCCCGCGTCGGCGGCCGTCGCGACGGCTTCCTCGTCGAGGTCGAAGGCGACCACGTCGTGGCCCGCCGCGAGGGTTCGGTCGACGACGATCTGTCCCATTCGGCCGAGTCCGATTACGCCCAGTTGCATGGATAGGGGTCGGCCGGCCGGTGTGGTAGGGGTTGCGGTTCCGGGTCCGCGGGCGCGTCGGGATCAATCCCCGTCGGCCGACGGCGCGGGCTCGAGCGCGATCTCGACCCGGCTGCCGCCCAGGGCCGACTCGCTAAAGGAGACGCTGCCGCCGTAGCTGTCGACCATCCACCGGACCAGCCAGAGGCCGAGCCCGCTGCTGTGGGTCAACTGCGTGATGTCGCTCTCGCCGGTGACGACGTCGATCTCGGCGGGCGGGATGCCGGGCCCGTCGTCGGCGACCGCCAGCCGGACCCGACAGTCCTCGCGTGCCACGGCGATGTCGACGGTCGGCTCCGGACCCCCGTGTCGGATGGCGTTTTCGACGAGGTTCTCGACGACCAGTCCCAGCCCGGGGTCGGCCCAGGCCGAGGGGTCGTCGGCCGCCGAGACGGAGACGGTCGCGCCGTCGGTGTCGAGCCCCTCGACGGTCTCCGTGACGGTCGCGGCGACGTCGATCGGCTCGAGGTCACCGTCGCGATCG contains the following coding sequences:
- a CDS encoding IS4-like element ISH32 family transposase, which produces MDSVTYSPPDSVIVDRIQRAFPSDELRERARATNLVERERKFDAVALFYTLSLGFAAGSDRSVQAFLERFVEMSDCDELSYATFHGWFSPPFVALLREILDDAIENLDTRNADLSGRLERFRDVLIADGSIVSLYQDAADVYAATGDDQAGLKLHLTESLSTGLPTRYRTTDAKTQERSQLPTGEWVAGALVLLDLGFYDFWLFDRIDQNNGWFVSRVKDDANFEIVEELRTWRGNSIPLEGESLQDVLDDLQRQEIDVRITLSFERKRGSCTSTTRTFRLVGVWNEDTEEYHLYLTNLSKDDYSAPDIAQLYRARWEIELLFKELKSRFGLDEINTTDPYIIEALVIMAAISLLMSRVIVDELRKLDVKQRESADDATASSPQLPRRRCSHAVERHSHLIQLYVMLDLGYELPDLDELLLWASRDPNPHRPRLREQVESGEFW
- a CDS encoding IS1595-like element ISNpe22 family transposase, translating into MIPLDVFGSESVAADLLQQVRWRDGVSCPRCRSDRTVRNGSYGHFQRYLCKDCGRTFNDKTGTIFAHSKIALRKWLFSIYAFLRFNTSLRQLQCEIEVTYKTIHRRVERFAEALDVPSLDLRGPVEIDEFYVSAGLKGRERDRWSRSRGLSRRGRGTYDQDKPPVFVLVDRSTEQRYVVPAKSADESTIRLLLAERQQEPLTVYTDGFSAYDPLEEDEQFDREYVVHGDGEYADDAVHVNTCESHASLARRWLSPHRGISKDRLTQYLRAFQLRRELYRKPGREALKHAVKATL
- a CDS encoding HalOD1 output domain-containing protein, translating into MQSLETTAVSLSEGEQLSMAVIDLVSRLEDADPTALEPLYDAIDPDLLDSLPDAAGFESLVFDYHGYSIRATADDEGVRVALEDSAAPERGR
- the gnd gene encoding phosphogluconate dehydrogenase (NAD(+)-dependent, decarboxylating) is translated as MQLGVIGLGRMGQIVVDRTLAAGHDVVAFDLDEEAVATAADAGATPADSIDDLLERLGADKRIWLMVPAGEAVDVTLEELAPHLDGDDVVVDGGNSYFEDSVRRAESCPAAYLDCGTSGGPAGAELGFSLMVGGPQWAYDELEPVFDAVATGPDGHGRMGPAGSGHYVKMIHNGVEYALMQAYGEGFELLHEGRYDLDLESVASVWNNGAVIRSWLLELCEEAFREEGSDLGTVADRVEGGSTGTWTVQEALEQEVPLPLIYTALSERFGSRADDGRFSRRLANRLRYGFGRHEVPRRE